One window of Pseudomonadota bacterium genomic DNA carries:
- a CDS encoding ABC transporter permease: protein MLRFLIGRLIGALIVLLVMSLVIYLLIGLMPGDPIDLMFQADPTLTPEDLAQLRAVYGLDQPLLSRYAAWLGNALQGDFGFSRSYRQPVLEILAPRMVNTLWLMGISFVLSLAIAIPLGVLAAIRQNGPLDLGVNVVALAGYSMPVFWLALLLIYLFAVDLAWLPAGGSGIDAQTLWGKAQFLVLPVAALTLTGLGAITRFTRGEMIEALRQDYVRTARAKGLSYRRVVMGHAFRNAMIPVVTIVALGFGTLVSGALVVETMFGYLGMGKLMFDSILANDYNVALVGLLIATLLTLVANIIADIAYAALDPRIRYGGGPA from the coding sequence ATGCTCCGGTTTCTGATCGGCCGGTTGATCGGCGCCTTGATCGTTCTCCTGGTCATGAGCCTGGTGATCTACCTTCTCATTGGCTTGATGCCCGGTGATCCGATCGACCTGATGTTCCAGGCCGACCCGACGCTGACGCCAGAGGATCTGGCGCAGTTGCGCGCCGTTTATGGCCTCGACCAGCCGCTTCTGAGCCGCTACGCGGCCTGGCTGGGCAACGCGCTGCAGGGCGATTTCGGGTTCTCGCGCAGCTACCGCCAGCCGGTTCTGGAGATCCTGGCGCCGCGCATGGTGAACACCTTGTGGTTGATGGGCATCAGCTTTGTCCTGTCACTCGCCATCGCAATTCCGCTGGGCGTTCTGGCGGCGATCCGACAGAACGGCCCGCTGGACCTGGGTGTCAACGTTGTTGCGCTGGCCGGCTATTCGATGCCGGTCTTCTGGCTTGCCTTGTTGCTGATTTATCTGTTCGCCGTCGATCTGGCCTGGCTGCCGGCCGGCGGTTCCGGCATCGACGCGCAGACGCTGTGGGGTAAGGCGCAGTTCCTGGTGTTGCCGGTCGCGGCGCTGACATTGACGGGGCTCGGCGCGATTACCCGGTTCACCCGCGGCGAAATGATCGAGGCGCTACGTCAAGATTACGTCCGCACCGCGCGTGCCAAGGGCCTCTCCTATCGCCGTGTCGTCATGGGCCACGCGTTCCGCAACGCCATGATCCCGGTGGTCACGATCGTCGCGCTGGGTTTCGGCACCCTGGTCTCCGGCGCGCTCGTGGTCGAGACCATGTTCGGCTATCTGGGCATGGGCAAGCTGATGTTCGATTCGATCCTGGCCAACGACTACAACGTCGCCCTGGTCGGCCTCCTCATCGCGACTCTGCTGACGCTCGTCGCCAACATCATCGCCGATATCGCCTATGCCGCGCTCGATCCTCGCATCCGTTACGGCGGAGGTCCGGCATGA
- a CDS encoding ABC transporter permease, producing the protein MSNIAIQGRRGLIARLMQRPVAMLSALILIVFAVLALMAPLFELWLGHTASDVDLAGRFAGPSAAYLLGQDEIGRDVFLRLLYGARVSLATGLIAAVASAIIGTIIGLIAGYRGGWLDDFLMRCTDSVIALPLLPLLIVLAAVDLSKLGLGDLEGSSNAVRLIVIVSLVSWTTVARLVRGATLTLRERTFVLAAHAQGAGALRIMLSHILPNVSGPIIVATTLAVGNVILFESVLSFLGLGIQPPLASWGNMLTDAQILIWQAPMLAVYPGLAIFLTVLACNLLGNGLQDIFDPRADPS; encoded by the coding sequence ATGAGCAACATCGCCATCCAAGGCCGGCGCGGCCTGATCGCCCGCTTGATGCAACGTCCCGTCGCGATGCTGAGCGCCCTCATTCTGATCGTCTTCGCGGTGCTGGCGCTGATGGCGCCGTTGTTTGAGCTCTGGCTCGGCCATACCGCGTCCGACGTCGACCTGGCCGGCCGGTTCGCCGGCCCGTCCGCCGCCTACCTGCTGGGTCAGGACGAAATCGGCCGCGACGTCTTCCTCCGCCTCCTCTATGGCGCACGGGTCTCGCTTGCCACAGGTCTGATCGCCGCCGTTGCCTCGGCCATCATCGGCACGATCATCGGTCTGATCGCCGGTTACCGGGGCGGCTGGCTCGACGACTTCCTTATGCGCTGCACCGACTCGGTCATCGCGCTGCCGTTGCTGCCCTTGCTCATTGTCCTGGCAGCGGTCGACCTGTCGAAACTGGGGCTCGGCGACCTCGAGGGATCGTCGAACGCCGTGCGCCTGATCGTCATCGTGTCGCTGGTCAGTTGGACCACGGTGGCGCGCCTGGTGCGCGGCGCGACCTTGACCTTGCGCGAGCGCACCTTTGTGCTGGCCGCCCACGCCCAGGGCGCTGGCGCCCTGCGGATCATGTTAAGCCACATCCTGCCCAACGTTTCCGGTCCGATCATCGTCGCGACGACGCTCGCCGTCGGCAACGTCATCCTGTTTGAATCGGTCCTTAGTTTCCTGGGGCTTGGCATCCAGCCGCCGCTTGCAAGCTGGGGCAACATGCTGACCGACGCTCAGATCCTGATCTGGCAGGCGCCGATGCTGGCGGTCTATCCAGGCCTGGCAATCTTCCTGACCGTCCTGGCCTGCAACCTGCTGGGTAACGGCCTGCAGGATATCTTTGATCCGCGCGCCGACCCGTCGTGA
- a CDS encoding ZIP family metal transporter → MSPDIYLLGMTVVIVIVAFAAGLPVLIGRKFDAEGTVAARGEAIAAGVFLGAGLIHMLGDSAGDFVSAGVDYPWPFMLCGAVVLGLLLLEHVGAAAKGASDGNAVLALLATLMLSIHSFLAGAALGTSGTGAVAIVIFIAIIAHKWAASFALAVSLARSPLARASRYIAFTVFVFFLPLGVACGAIATQWDAEYPLVAPTLKALAAGTFLYLGTLHGLANGTLVARCCDVREFSAVVFGFALMAVVAIWT, encoded by the coding sequence ATGAGCCCAGACATCTACCTCCTGGGCATGACCGTCGTGATCGTCATCGTCGCGTTTGCGGCGGGGCTGCCCGTCCTGATCGGTCGCAAGTTCGATGCGGAAGGGACGGTCGCTGCGCGCGGTGAAGCCATAGCCGCGGGTGTCTTTCTGGGTGCGGGGCTCATTCATATGCTGGGCGATTCCGCGGGCGATTTCGTCTCCGCCGGCGTCGATTACCCCTGGCCATTCATGTTGTGCGGCGCGGTCGTCCTCGGCTTGCTCCTTCTCGAACACGTCGGTGCCGCGGCGAAAGGCGCAAGCGACGGAAACGCCGTCCTGGCACTCCTGGCAACCCTGATGCTCTCGATCCATTCGTTTCTTGCCGGCGCTGCGCTGGGGACGAGCGGCACGGGCGCCGTCGCCATCGTGATTTTCATCGCGATCATCGCACACAAATGGGCGGCGTCTTTTGCCCTCGCGGTCTCACTCGCCCGCAGCCCGCTCGCGCGCGCCAGCCGCTATATCGCCTTTACCGTGTTCGTCTTCTTTCTTCCGCTCGGCGTTGCGTGCGGCGCGATCGCGACCCAATGGGACGCGGAGTACCCGCTGGTTGCGCCGACACTCAAGGCGCTGGCGGCCGGCACATTCCTCTATCTCGGCACCTTGCACGGTCTGGCGAATGGAACGCTTGTCGCGCGCTGCTGTGACGTCCGCGAGTTCTCCGCGGTGGTTTTTGGCTTTGCGCTGATGGCGGTGGTTGCGATCTGGACGTAG
- a CDS encoding lipopolysaccharide biosynthesis protein translates to MKGTRGKTSSQTIGWMAWVSGGRVILMVVSVASVAILARLLTLEDYGIFAAAMIFIGIVQSGMVQGGFPTAVIQRQDLTTLHIRNAFTGMLILHLLVAALIWVGSDAIATFFDMPALADIMRVLCLSILLNPFLALSSALLKRRKRFRFLTITDLISTIFASTAVAIALAWAGFGVWSLVTASITSTVVRTAMMFAAARFNPIPVITRHMRDLLKLSLGMSLVGALMVLSGQAAKFVIGRALGADALGLFNRANRLVDFPKTLLGSPQVLFPVMADMNNDKERLARGYLRSIALCALAAGPLTVLLCHAADGLVALLLGSQWVAAVGPTAILSLTLVMMLSARVATVVFMALGTVRELIVRQSLFTALIIAGSIIGTRWGLEGVCVAVVVAYALSYILAIVLANRLLDTGWRRFARANVPGLLLALPVLVALVLGETFVWSDVPAIFRFLIEAAVTGLIIYGACFIKPIWFLGPDGIWLVQEVRRRVPSPLRRLIPTF, encoded by the coding sequence TTGAAGGGCACGCGCGGCAAGACATCATCACAAACCATCGGTTGGATGGCTTGGGTCAGTGGCGGCCGCGTCATTTTGATGGTCGTCAGCGTGGCATCGGTCGCTATCCTCGCGCGCCTGCTGACCCTCGAAGACTACGGCATTTTTGCCGCCGCAATGATCTTCATCGGTATCGTGCAGTCCGGCATGGTCCAGGGCGGATTTCCTACAGCGGTTATCCAGCGCCAGGACCTGACCACACTGCATATCCGAAACGCCTTCACAGGCATGCTGATCCTGCATTTGCTGGTCGCGGCGCTGATCTGGGTCGGTTCGGACGCGATTGCCACGTTTTTCGACATGCCGGCCCTCGCAGACATCATGAGGGTGCTGTGCCTGAGCATCCTGCTTAATCCCTTCCTCGCGCTCTCCTCGGCCTTGCTGAAGCGGCGCAAGCGATTTCGGTTCCTAACCATCACGGACCTAATCTCGACGATCTTCGCCAGCACCGCGGTCGCCATCGCGCTTGCCTGGGCGGGGTTTGGCGTGTGGTCCCTTGTCACCGCGAGCATCACGTCGACTGTCGTCAGGACCGCCATGATGTTCGCTGCCGCGCGCTTCAACCCGATCCCTGTCATCACACGGCATATGCGCGACCTCTTGAAGCTGAGCCTGGGCATGAGCCTGGTCGGGGCGTTGATGGTCTTGTCGGGCCAAGCGGCAAAGTTCGTAATCGGCCGCGCGCTCGGCGCCGATGCCCTCGGCCTCTTCAACCGAGCGAACCGCCTGGTCGATTTCCCGAAAACGCTGCTGGGCTCGCCACAGGTGCTGTTCCCTGTCATGGCCGACATGAACAACGACAAAGAGCGGCTGGCCCGCGGCTACCTGCGCTCGATTGCCTTGTGCGCGCTGGCCGCAGGTCCGCTCACCGTTCTCCTGTGCCATGCCGCCGACGGCCTGGTCGCGCTGCTTCTGGGCAGCCAGTGGGTCGCGGCTGTCGGCCCCACGGCGATCCTCTCGCTGACCCTTGTCATGATGCTGAGCGCGCGGGTCGCGACCGTCGTCTTCATGGCGCTCGGCACGGTTCGCGAACTGATCGTTCGCCAGAGCCTGTTCACAGCCCTCATCATCGCGGGTTCCATCATCGGGACGCGGTGGGGTCTTGAGGGTGTGTGTGTTGCGGTCGTGGTCGCCTACGCGCTGAGTTACATTCTAGCGATCGTCCTGGCCAACCGGCTCCTGGATACAGGCTGGCGCCGGTTCGCGCGTGCCAATGTGCCCGGCTTGTTGCTTGCCCTACCGGTATTGGTGGCCCTGGTGCTCGGCGAAACGTTCGTCTGGTCGGACGTGCCCGCGATCTTCCGGTTCCTGATCGAAGCGGCGGTCACCGGCCTGATCATCTATGGCGCCTGTTTCATCAAACCCATCTGGTTTCTGGGCCCTGATGGCATCTGGCTTGTCCAGGAGGTCAGGCGGCGCGTCCCGAGCCCACTCAGACGCCTGATCCCCACCTTCTGA
- a CDS encoding TauD/TfdA family dioxygenase: MTRANLEIRPLTPTLGAEIHGVDLSHGLDDETFADIKQALLDHLVVFLPDQRIGPSDHLAFAKRFGEIEPPHPYFGVVDDQPEVTVIEQDGTPKSDYNDAWHTDVTFRAEPAMASILHAQIVPPSGGDTLWSSLYGPYEALSPSIRDMIEDKVATHDYYNSFGEAVLKGPGGLEKLLDDVRRFPPVEHPVVRTHPETGRKGLFVNRVFTHRIKGMSWVESDHILRMLCEIAEHPNYQIRWHWRPYDLAIWDNRCTMHLATSDFAGHRRMHRITVLGDRPYH, from the coding sequence ATGACGCGGGCAAACCTTGAGATACGTCCGTTGACTCCGACGCTGGGCGCGGAGATCCACGGCGTTGACCTTTCCCATGGTCTGGACGACGAGACCTTCGCTGATATCAAGCAGGCGCTGCTCGACCACCTGGTCGTCTTTCTGCCGGATCAGCGGATCGGCCCGTCCGACCACCTCGCCTTCGCCAAGCGCTTCGGTGAGATCGAGCCGCCGCATCCTTACTTTGGCGTCGTCGATGATCAGCCGGAAGTCACGGTGATCGAGCAGGACGGCACGCCGAAGAGCGACTACAACGACGCTTGGCATACCGACGTGACGTTCCGCGCCGAACCGGCCATGGCGTCGATCCTGCACGCCCAGATCGTGCCGCCGTCGGGCGGCGATACGCTGTGGTCGAGCCTCTATGGACCTTATGAGGCCCTGTCACCGTCGATCCGCGACATGATCGAGGACAAGGTCGCGACCCACGACTATTACAATTCATTCGGGGAAGCCGTGCTGAAGGGTCCCGGTGGACTGGAGAAGCTACTGGATGACGTCCGGCGCTTTCCGCCCGTCGAACATCCGGTGGTGCGCACCCATCCGGAGACCGGGCGCAAAGGGTTGTTCGTCAACCGCGTCTTCACGCATCGCATCAAAGGCATGTCCTGGGTCGAGAGCGATCACATCCTGCGCATGCTCTGCGAGATCGCCGAACACCCGAACTATCAGATCCGCTGGCACTGGCGTCCCTACGATCTGGCGATCTGGGACAACCGCTGCACCATGCATCTGGCGACGTCCGACTTTGCCGGGCACCGCCGCATGCATCGGATCACCGTGCTGGGCGATCGACCCTATCACTAG
- a CDS encoding MarR family transcriptional regulator, with product MTMDASNDIAQILDRLSRVLQNEGHAEGLKPAQWEALRYLSRANRFSRTPSALTAYLGITKGTVSQSLNALERKGLIKKTADPGDRRQVRMDLTAKGTRLLARDPLTATTEAASSLSAAERQAVATGLEELLRRILLERDGRAFGVCRTCRYFRKNDPNGAPHRCDLLDEKLSANDSERICLEQELAA from the coding sequence ATGACCATGGATGCGTCGAACGACATTGCCCAAATCCTCGATCGCTTGTCGCGTGTTCTGCAGAACGAAGGGCATGCAGAGGGCCTTAAACCGGCGCAATGGGAAGCGTTGCGCTACCTATCGCGGGCCAACAGATTCTCGCGCACGCCATCCGCCCTCACCGCCTATCTCGGCATCACCAAGGGCACGGTGTCCCAGTCCCTGAACGCACTGGAGCGCAAGGGTCTGATCAAAAAGACCGCGGATCCCGGCGACCGGCGCCAGGTACGCATGGATCTGACCGCCAAGGGCACCAGACTGCTTGCCCGCGATCCGCTTACCGCAACAACGGAAGCCGCGTCGTCCCTATCGGCGGCCGAGCGCCAAGCCGTGGCGACAGGCCTGGAAGAACTGTTGAGGCGGATTTTGTTGGAGCGCGACGGCAGAGCGTTCGGCGTCTGCCGTACCTGCCGCTATTTTCGGAAAAACGATCCGAACGGCGCGCCCCATCGATGCGACCTTCTCGACGAAAAGCTCTCAGCGAACGACAGCGAGCGCATCTGTCTTGAGCAGGAACTGGCCGCCTGA
- a CDS encoding thioesterase family protein, producing the protein MSLEKLFSEPVQESWLDPYGHVNEGYYLVGFADAAWAFMDHFKVGTDYFERTGCGFYTVETHLRYLNEIRAPAVMDFEALVFQVDQKRCRYGMIMRVDGSECATFECVMLHFDTRAGRTAPISEETLAAMQAAAVPELPDWAGRSVGLK; encoded by the coding sequence ATGAGTCTCGAGAAGCTGTTCAGCGAACCAGTCCAGGAAAGCTGGCTGGACCCCTATGGCCACGTGAATGAGGGCTACTACCTCGTCGGCTTTGCCGATGCCGCCTGGGCGTTCATGGACCACTTCAAGGTCGGCACCGACTACTTCGAGCGGACCGGCTGCGGTTTCTATACGGTCGAGACCCACCTGCGTTACCTCAACGAGATCCGTGCACCCGCGGTGATGGACTTCGAAGCGCTGGTGTTCCAGGTCGATCAGAAGCGTTGCCGCTACGGCATGATCATGCGGGTCGACGGCAGCGAGTGCGCGACCTTTGAATGCGTCATGCTGCACTTCGATACGCGCGCCGGTCGGACCGCGCCGATCAGTGAGGAGACGCTTGCGGCAATGCAGGCGGCCGCGGTTCCGGAACTGCCGGACTGGGCGGGCCGGTCTGTTGGGCTGAAGTAA
- a CDS encoding aromatic ring-hydroxylating dioxygenase subunit alpha — MTMPGHRDLLPGGLDADPGRSYTMASRYYIDPDVLVLEQDRIFARSWFFVGHESRLAEPGAYMAVDFADEGIMLVRGRDGVLRAFYNVCQHRAHRLVEGEGNLKLTMTCPYHAWAYDLEGKLRTARGCENVDGFDKAEFGLKPVRVETMLGLVFVNLDPDAPALKEQYTGLEEEILNYTPRAGQLAFACHKEYDLQANWKVVIDNFQECYHCEPAHPAFVDLVEMPTYRNRVHDYWSCQTSDKPHARDSSAYSFEPGDVDFGYAGFFVWPNLTIWLMPGEPNLMTLQMLPDGPERCHERLDWHSLGGATTQQAADAIAYIDDILQPEDIALCESVFKGLKSRGYDRGRFIVDRDRSHISEHAVHHFHTLVMEALEGKTPAPQREAAE, encoded by the coding sequence ATGACAATGCCCGGACATCGCGATCTTCTTCCCGGTGGCCTGGATGCCGATCCCGGCCGGTCCTACACGATGGCGTCGCGGTACTACATCGATCCGGACGTGCTGGTGCTGGAACAGGACCGTATCTTCGCGCGCTCCTGGTTCTTTGTCGGCCACGAGAGCCGACTTGCCGAACCCGGCGCCTACATGGCCGTCGACTTTGCCGATGAGGGCATCATGCTGGTGCGCGGGCGCGATGGTGTGCTGCGCGCCTTCTACAATGTCTGTCAGCATCGCGCCCACCGCCTGGTCGAAGGCGAGGGTAACCTGAAGCTCACCATGACATGCCCGTATCACGCCTGGGCCTATGATCTTGAAGGCAAGCTCAGAACCGCGCGGGGCTGCGAGAACGTCGATGGTTTCGACAAGGCGGAGTTCGGGCTTAAGCCGGTGCGTGTCGAGACGATGTTGGGACTGGTCTTCGTCAACCTCGATCCCGATGCGCCGGCGCTGAAGGAGCAGTACACGGGGCTTGAGGAGGAGATCCTGAACTACACGCCGCGCGCCGGTCAGCTCGCCTTCGCGTGCCACAAGGAATACGACCTCCAAGCCAACTGGAAGGTCGTCATCGATAACTTTCAGGAGTGTTACCATTGCGAGCCCGCGCATCCGGCTTTCGTCGATCTGGTCGAAATGCCGACCTACCGCAACCGGGTGCATGACTATTGGTCGTGCCAAACCTCCGACAAACCCCATGCCCGCGATAGCAGCGCCTATTCGTTTGAGCCGGGCGACGTCGACTTCGGCTACGCCGGCTTTTTCGTCTGGCCTAATCTGACGATCTGGCTGATGCCGGGTGAACCCAATCTGATGACGCTTCAGATGTTGCCCGACGGTCCCGAACGCTGTCACGAGCGGCTCGACTGGCACTCCCTGGGCGGTGCGACGACCCAGCAGGCCGCCGACGCCATCGCCTACATCGACGACATCCTGCAGCCCGAGGACATCGCGCTGTGCGAAAGCGTCTTCAAGGGTCTGAAGTCGCGCGGATATGACCGCGGCCGCTTTATCGTCGACCGCGACCGCAGCCATATCAGCGAACACGCCGTCCACCACTTCCATACGCTGGTGATGGAAGCCCTGGAGGGTAAGACGCCGGCGCCCCAGCGCGAGGCCGCCGAGTAG
- a CDS encoding LysR substrate-binding domain-containing protein, translating into MSDRLPSLNALRAFEAVARTGSVGSAADELSVTAGAVSRQLARLEEDLNVVLLERDGRGLRLTAAGERCYAGLEPAFAQIARTVAQLHQRRRRDELIIAVEPVFAATWLVQRLDGFRRAVPHIDITIDASAQRADTRRPSADLMLDYGRLANVAGCECVKLIDEEIFPVCDLETAKRLENGNDLKTVTLLHYDAAPRSWDWPDWATWLQATGHEGIDAARGPRFVAGTLVMDAARNGQGIALATTSIAHDDIATGRLVRPLPSSLATDCAYYLLIPDAKRQREDVTAFHTWLFDALAADFPIQGNHQAPLAGND; encoded by the coding sequence ATGAGCGATCGTCTGCCCTCCCTCAATGCCTTGCGCGCCTTCGAGGCGGTTGCGCGGACCGGCTCGGTCGGGTCAGCGGCGGACGAACTCAGTGTCACTGCCGGCGCCGTCAGCCGGCAGTTGGCGCGGCTGGAAGAAGACTTGAACGTGGTGCTGCTGGAACGAGACGGCCGTGGGCTGCGCCTGACCGCCGCCGGTGAGCGCTGCTATGCCGGCCTGGAACCCGCGTTTGCCCAGATTGCCCGCACGGTCGCGCAGCTGCACCAGCGACGCCGACGCGACGAACTGATCATCGCGGTCGAACCGGTCTTCGCCGCGACCTGGCTTGTCCAGCGACTGGACGGTTTCCGCCGTGCGGTCCCGCATATCGACATCACCATCGACGCCAGCGCGCAGCGGGCGGACACGCGCCGGCCGTCTGCCGATCTGATGCTGGACTACGGCCGCCTCGCGAATGTCGCCGGATGCGAATGCGTCAAGCTGATAGATGAAGAGATTTTCCCCGTCTGTGACCTCGAGACCGCCAAGCGTCTCGAAAACGGCAATGACCTTAAGACGGTCACTCTGCTCCACTATGACGCTGCGCCGCGCTCATGGGATTGGCCGGACTGGGCGACATGGCTGCAAGCGACGGGGCATGAAGGGATCGACGCGGCCCGCGGTCCCCGGTTCGTTGCCGGCACGCTTGTCATGGACGCCGCACGGAACGGCCAGGGCATTGCACTCGCCACCACGTCCATCGCCCATGACGACATCGCAACCGGCCGCCTGGTGCGGCCACTTCCAAGCAGCCTGGCGACAGACTGCGCCTACTACCTGCTGATCCCGGACGCGAAACGCCAAAGAGAAGATGTCACGGCTTTCCACACCTGGTTGTTCGATGCGCTTGCGGCCGATTTCCCGATCCAGGGCAACCACCAAGCGCCGCTCGCGGGCAACGACTAG
- a CDS encoding cytochrome c: MTASARLNLCAAARRGQRRLFAGALVLNLSTVNAIAQANPDVETGRVLAQENCARCHAVGVNGESPHDEAPPFRDVVQQWPPAHLAEALAEGIVVGHPEMPEFTFSESEIDALIAYLESLAGS; the protein is encoded by the coding sequence GTGACGGCGAGCGCACGTTTGAACCTGTGCGCCGCGGCGCGGCGCGGGCAAAGACGGTTGTTTGCTGGCGCGTTGGTTCTGAACCTCAGCACCGTCAACGCCATTGCGCAGGCTAATCCGGACGTTGAGACGGGACGCGTCCTGGCCCAGGAGAACTGCGCGCGCTGCCACGCGGTCGGTGTCAATGGCGAGAGCCCGCATGACGAAGCGCCGCCGTTTCGCGATGTCGTCCAGCAATGGCCGCCGGCCCATCTCGCCGAGGCGCTTGCGGAGGGCATCGTTGTCGGTCATCCCGAAATGCCGGAGTTCACCTTCTCCGAAAGCGAGATCGACGCGCTGATCGCCTATCTGGAAAGTCTGGCCGGGTCCTAG
- a CDS encoding CYTH and CHAD domain-containing protein → MNLQDKKKSSSARADDEQQKEIELKLRTDAEGMAILLETPRLMAAARDGKRTHMHAVYYDTPEMTLNGRGACLRVRDEDGRFVQTVKSAGRRAGAMDREERKVEVPGFEPHPEWLDTVSAVADLDNEPCTGLRPVFTTKYDRLVSLLTYEGGDGRSSLIEIACDRGIITSDAGDVPILEIELELLQGDPGALYELALELHRHYPLHVETRSKSDRGYGLISGAPPPWRTSEKPALPLEITIGDALAMVFRTGFSNWLTNEAAAVDGSDPEGVHQMRVALRRLRSALVVFGRFLPDGQAKWLKAECRWLAGCLGPSRDLDVFLTEILDPVVEANPGDRGLLGLQHRAETARAHAYETLRHAINSPRYGRFVLDFGLWLERGSWRNHVSKKQAKRLEMPLRRRSAKLLSRQYRDVMELGNHVVTGTDEQRHELRIAIKKLRYSIDYMPADKTDKRRRPFRQSLSRLQDDLGVMNDIAVTEERLATLTADPADGAAGSDLVRAAGQVLGWWGGIGQQRKADLGAAWEQFQSREPFWLEAM, encoded by the coding sequence TTGAACCTTCAAGATAAAAAGAAGTCATCGTCGGCGCGAGCAGACGACGAGCAGCAAAAAGAAATCGAACTGAAGCTGCGTACGGACGCCGAAGGCATGGCGATCCTGCTGGAAACGCCGCGACTGATGGCGGCGGCGCGTGACGGCAAACGCACGCACATGCATGCGGTCTATTACGACACGCCCGAGATGACGTTAAACGGTCGCGGCGCCTGCTTGCGTGTGCGCGACGAAGACGGGCGTTTCGTTCAAACGGTGAAGTCGGCCGGGCGCCGAGCGGGCGCCATGGACCGCGAAGAGCGCAAGGTCGAGGTCCCCGGCTTTGAACCGCATCCCGAATGGCTGGATACGGTTAGCGCGGTTGCCGACTTGGACAACGAACCGTGCACCGGCCTGCGCCCTGTCTTCACGACGAAGTACGATCGTCTGGTCAGTCTGTTGACCTATGAAGGCGGCGACGGTCGTTCGTCGCTGATCGAGATTGCCTGCGACCGCGGCATCATCACGTCCGATGCGGGCGATGTGCCAATTCTGGAGATCGAATTGGAACTGCTGCAGGGCGACCCGGGCGCTCTCTACGAGTTGGCTCTCGAGCTCCACAGACACTATCCGCTGCACGTCGAGACACGCAGCAAGTCCGATCGCGGCTATGGCTTGATCTCCGGCGCGCCGCCGCCGTGGCGTACGTCTGAAAAGCCGGCGCTACCGCTCGAGATCACCATCGGCGATGCGCTCGCGATGGTCTTCCGGACGGGCTTCTCGAATTGGCTCACCAACGAGGCTGCTGCGGTCGACGGCAGCGACCCCGAAGGCGTGCACCAAATGCGGGTCGCGCTCAGGCGATTGCGCTCCGCACTCGTCGTTTTCGGCCGCTTTCTGCCCGACGGCCAGGCGAAGTGGCTGAAGGCGGAGTGCCGGTGGCTTGCCGGATGTCTTGGTCCGTCCCGGGATCTCGACGTCTTCTTGACCGAGATTCTCGATCCTGTCGTTGAGGCGAACCCGGGCGACCGCGGCCTGCTCGGTCTCCAGCACCGCGCCGAGACCGCGCGCGCGCATGCCTATGAGACGCTGCGTCACGCCATCAACTCACCGCGATACGGACGGTTCGTGTTGGACTTTGGTCTTTGGCTCGAGCGAGGCTCGTGGCGCAATCATGTCAGTAAGAAACAGGCCAAGCGCCTAGAAATGCCGCTCAGGCGGCGGTCCGCCAAACTCTTGTCGCGTCAGTACCGCGACGTCATGGAGTTGGGTAATCACGTTGTCACGGGCACCGACGAACAGCGCCACGAATTGAGGATTGCCATTAAAAAGCTGCGCTACTCGATCGACTACATGCCGGCCGATAAAACCGACAAGCGCCGTCGCCCGTTTCGCCAGAGCCTCTCCCGGCTTCAAGATGATCTCGGCGTGATGAACGACATCGCGGTGACGGAGGAGCGGCTTGCGACTCTGACCGCCGATCCCGCCGACGGTGCGGCCGGATCTGACCTGGTCCGGGCCGCCGGCCAGGTGCTCGGCTGGTGGGGTGGCATTGGCCAGCAGCGCAAGGCCGATCTTGGCGCGGCATGGGAGCAGTTTCAGTCCCGTGAGCCCTTTTGGTTGGAGGCGATGTGA